A portion of the Acidisarcina polymorpha genome contains these proteins:
- the nifJ gene encoding pyruvate:ferredoxin (flavodoxin) oxidoreductase — MSVKTQETVILDANEAVASVAYRLSEVIAIYPITPSSPMGEWSDQWKEEGKPNIWGSVPMVAEMQSEGGAAGALHGALQAGALGTTFTASQGLLLMIPNMYKIAGELTASVMHVTARSIATHALSIFGDHSDVMACRSTAYAMLCSNSVQEAADLALVAHIASLESRIPFLHFFDGFRTSHEVNKILAIGDDDIRALLDDKYVIAHRQRALTPDRPVLRGTAQNPDVFFQAREACNPFYLATPTIVQDAMDRFARQTGRKYKLFDYVGALDAERVIILMGSSAGAAEEAICRLALQGEKIGVLKVRLFRPFDGSAFLASLPRTVRSIAVLDRTKEPGSLGEPLYQDTVTAVAEAFAEGRSHFLEQPRIVGGRYGLSSKEFTPAMVKGIFDELKKPNPKNHFTIGIEDDVTHTSLPYDPEFSTEDPRTVRALFYGLGSDGTVGANKNSIKIIGSETDNYAQGYFVYDSKKSGSITTSHLRFGPEPITSTYLITKANFVACHQFSFLERMDVLVAASPNAVFLLNTPFGPDEIWSHLPRKTQATILEKQLQFYVIDGYAVARAAGMGNRINTIMQTCFFAISGVLPREEAIEQIKKAIQKTYGKRGDAVVQQNFDAVDAALAHLHKVDVPGTVSATFDILPAIPGAAPHFVRDVLGVIAAGSGDLLPVSALPPGGTFPTATARWEKRNIAQQIPVWDKDLCIQCGKCVMVCPHAVIRAKVFAPAQALGAPPTFKTAKPKWRGLEQELYSLQVAPEDCTGCRLCVEVCPVKSKSEAKHKALNMELQAPLRAAEKENWEFFESLPSFDRSRINHGQVKDVQLLEPLFEFSGACAGCGETPYIKLLTQLFGDRLYIANATGCSSIYGGNLPTTPYTVNQQGRGPTWSNSLFEDNAEFGLGMRFAVDQQKSFAEELVRRLLPVMGEDLGLAVLSADQSTEAGINAQRERVGRMKILLESISTGVDLPDIRNLLAVADTLVRKSVWIVGGDGWAYDIGFGGLDHVLASGQNVNVLVLDTEVYSNTGGQMSKSTPRGAVAKFAAGGKPNSKKDIAMEAVSYGSVYVARVALGGSDTQTIKAFQEAEAHNGPSIIIAYSHCIAHGYDLVHGLDQQKAAVLSGYWPLMRYNPSLRDEGKNPFQLDSKAPSIPLKDYAYQEARYTMLVRSHPDVAKELLREAQDDVERQWRVYSARAAMPGRGETPHIAPAEKDEPLLASSANGTGREN; from the coding sequence ATGAGTGTGAAGACCCAAGAGACGGTGATCCTCGATGCCAATGAAGCGGTGGCTTCAGTTGCCTATCGCCTATCCGAGGTGATCGCGATTTATCCAATCACTCCGTCTTCGCCCATGGGTGAGTGGTCCGATCAGTGGAAAGAGGAAGGCAAGCCGAATATCTGGGGTTCGGTTCCGATGGTTGCCGAGATGCAGAGCGAAGGGGGAGCTGCTGGCGCCCTCCATGGCGCCCTGCAGGCCGGGGCGCTGGGTACAACCTTCACTGCCTCGCAGGGGCTGCTGTTGATGATCCCCAACATGTATAAAATTGCCGGCGAACTGACTGCTTCGGTCATGCACGTGACCGCCCGGTCGATCGCGACCCATGCGCTGTCGATTTTCGGAGACCACTCCGATGTCATGGCCTGCCGCAGCACCGCCTACGCCATGCTGTGCTCGAACTCGGTCCAGGAAGCGGCCGACCTCGCGTTGGTCGCCCACATCGCTTCGCTTGAATCCCGGATTCCTTTTTTGCATTTCTTCGATGGATTCCGCACCTCGCATGAGGTCAATAAGATCCTCGCGATCGGCGATGACGATATCCGCGCGCTGCTCGACGACAAATATGTAATCGCCCACCGACAACGCGCCCTCACCCCGGACCGCCCGGTACTACGCGGGACTGCGCAGAATCCGGACGTCTTCTTCCAGGCGCGGGAGGCCTGCAATCCTTTCTATCTCGCAACCCCGACCATCGTGCAGGATGCGATGGACCGCTTTGCCAGGCAAACCGGACGCAAGTATAAGCTCTTCGACTATGTGGGTGCCCTCGATGCCGAGCGGGTCATCATCCTGATGGGTTCGAGCGCCGGCGCGGCTGAGGAAGCCATCTGCCGCCTTGCTCTTCAGGGCGAAAAAATCGGGGTGCTCAAAGTGCGTCTCTTCCGGCCCTTCGATGGCTCGGCGTTTCTGGCCTCGCTGCCGCGGACGGTGCGTTCGATTGCCGTCCTCGATCGCACCAAAGAACCGGGAAGTCTCGGAGAGCCTCTGTATCAGGACACGGTCACTGCGGTCGCAGAGGCCTTCGCGGAGGGCAGGTCGCACTTCCTCGAGCAGCCGCGGATCGTCGGCGGCCGCTACGGGCTCTCATCGAAGGAGTTCACGCCCGCCATGGTCAAGGGCATCTTCGATGAACTCAAGAAGCCGAACCCTAAGAACCATTTCACCATCGGCATCGAGGACGACGTTACCCATACCAGTCTGCCTTATGATCCGGAGTTCTCGACTGAGGATCCTCGTACGGTCCGGGCTCTGTTCTACGGCCTCGGCTCCGACGGCACGGTGGGCGCGAACAAAAACTCCATCAAGATCATCGGCTCCGAAACCGACAACTACGCGCAAGGCTACTTTGTCTACGATTCCAAGAAGTCGGGCTCAATTACCACCTCGCACCTGCGCTTCGGACCTGAGCCGATTACTTCCACCTACCTCATCACCAAGGCAAACTTCGTCGCCTGCCACCAGTTCTCCTTTCTCGAAAGAATGGACGTGCTGGTTGCCGCCTCGCCCAACGCGGTCTTCCTCTTGAATACACCCTTTGGCCCAGACGAGATCTGGAGCCACCTGCCGAGGAAGACGCAGGCGACGATCCTCGAGAAGCAGCTGCAGTTCTACGTGATTGATGGATATGCGGTCGCTCGCGCGGCCGGGATGGGCAACCGGATCAACACCATCATGCAGACCTGCTTTTTCGCGATCAGTGGCGTGCTGCCCCGCGAAGAAGCGATCGAGCAGATCAAGAAGGCCATCCAGAAAACCTACGGCAAGCGCGGGGATGCGGTGGTGCAGCAGAACTTCGATGCAGTCGACGCCGCCCTCGCTCACCTGCACAAAGTCGATGTGCCGGGTACGGTCTCAGCCACCTTCGACATCCTTCCCGCCATCCCTGGCGCGGCTCCGCACTTCGTTCGCGATGTCCTCGGAGTCATCGCAGCCGGCTCCGGCGATCTTCTGCCGGTGAGCGCTTTGCCTCCGGGCGGCACATTCCCCACGGCGACAGCGCGGTGGGAGAAGCGCAACATCGCCCAGCAAATTCCGGTATGGGACAAAGACCTGTGCATCCAGTGCGGCAAATGTGTGATGGTGTGCCCGCATGCGGTGATCCGCGCCAAAGTCTTCGCACCAGCCCAAGCCTTGGGCGCCCCTCCAACCTTCAAAACCGCCAAACCGAAATGGCGTGGTTTGGAGCAAGAGCTCTACTCTCTGCAGGTTGCTCCCGAAGACTGCACCGGCTGCCGTCTGTGTGTCGAGGTCTGCCCGGTCAAGAGCAAGAGCGAAGCCAAACACAAGGCGCTGAACATGGAGCTGCAAGCGCCGCTCCGGGCCGCAGAGAAGGAGAACTGGGAGTTCTTCGAATCGCTGCCCAGCTTCGACCGCAGCCGGATCAATCATGGGCAAGTGAAGGACGTGCAGCTGCTCGAGCCGCTCTTTGAGTTCTCCGGAGCGTGCGCGGGATGCGGCGAGACGCCATATATCAAGCTGCTTACTCAGCTCTTCGGCGATCGCCTCTATATTGCGAATGCAACCGGCTGCTCATCGATCTATGGAGGCAATCTACCTACAACGCCGTATACCGTGAACCAACAAGGCCGTGGTCCGACCTGGTCGAATTCACTCTTTGAAGACAACGCCGAATTTGGCCTTGGCATGCGGTTTGCCGTCGATCAGCAAAAGTCATTTGCCGAGGAACTAGTTCGCCGGCTGCTCCCGGTGATGGGTGAGGATCTGGGGCTCGCCGTGCTGTCCGCGGACCAGTCCACCGAAGCAGGCATCAATGCACAGCGCGAGCGTGTCGGACGGATGAAGATCCTGCTGGAGTCCATCTCCACCGGCGTCGACCTGCCGGACATTCGCAATCTGCTTGCAGTCGCCGATACCTTGGTTCGCAAAAGCGTCTGGATCGTCGGAGGAGACGGCTGGGCCTACGACATCGGCTTCGGCGGCCTGGATCATGTGTTGGCATCCGGCCAAAACGTCAACGTGCTGGTGCTCGACACCGAAGTCTACTCGAACACCGGCGGCCAAATGTCGAAGTCGACCCCGCGCGGAGCGGTCGCCAAGTTCGCCGCCGGTGGCAAGCCGAACAGCAAGAAAGATATCGCCATGGAAGCGGTCAGCTACGGTTCGGTTTACGTCGCCCGGGTGGCTCTCGGCGGAAGCGACACGCAAACCATCAAGGCCTTTCAGGAAGCGGAGGCGCATAATGGGCCGTCGATCATCATCGCTTACAGTCACTGCATCGCCCATGGCTACGATCTGGTCCACGGTCTCGATCAGCAGAAGGCCGCGGTGCTGTCGGGTTACTGGCCGCTGATGCGCTACAACCCCTCCCTTCGCGACGAAGGAAAGAACCCGTTCCAGCTCGACTCGAAGGCGCCCAGCATTCCCCTCAAAGACTACGCCTATCAGGAAGCGCGTTACACGATGCTCGTGCGCAGCCATCCCGATGTCGCCAAAGAATTGCTGCGTGAGGCGCAGGATGACGTCGAGCGTCAGTGGAGGGTCTACTCCGCACGGGCGGCGATGCCCGGCCGCGGTGA
- a CDS encoding YciI family protein produces the protein MQYLLLIYEDQKRFEQGYDEGEFAEYGAFGQKHAAAIKGGQALQPTTTARTVRVRDGKAVATDGPFAETKEQLGGYYLVEAADSNEAESMAAGIPAARFGSIEVRPIMVFS, from the coding sequence ATGCAATATCTACTGCTGATCTACGAGGACCAAAAACGGTTTGAACAGGGTTATGACGAGGGGGAGTTCGCCGAATATGGGGCGTTTGGGCAGAAACATGCTGCCGCGATCAAGGGGGGACAAGCGCTCCAACCGACGACCACGGCGCGGACCGTAAGGGTACGCGACGGCAAGGCGGTCGCCACCGACGGCCCGTTCGCCGAGACGAAGGAACAACTCGGCGGCTACTACCTCGTCGAGGCCGCCGACTCGAACGAGGCGGAGTCCATGGCAGCTGGAATTCCGGCCGCGCGGTTCGGCTCGATCGAGGTGCGGCCCATTATGGTTTTCTCTTAA
- a CDS encoding DinB family protein, giving the protein MSSAAATAAVVHPELSPEEIAVAARYLTETREALIGCVHGLSPSQWVYKQAGDRWSVLEIVEHLALIEPRVHFTLGRISEAPPPPSDWHASEVEALILAEVPKRQQRIDAPEPIRPTGRWSEAEALQEFLQNRRRTIRLLNSTSLRGHVIPHPILGPWDGYHWLLATAAHTARHVGQIDEVKADSRFTLA; this is encoded by the coding sequence ATGTCCAGTGCTGCTGCAACTGCTGCTGTCGTTCATCCCGAACTGTCGCCCGAAGAGATCGCCGTCGCTGCCCGGTATCTCACCGAGACCCGAGAGGCGCTGATCGGGTGTGTGCATGGTTTGTCGCCTTCACAATGGGTATACAAGCAAGCCGGGGACCGCTGGTCGGTCTTAGAGATTGTCGAGCATCTCGCCCTGATTGAACCCCGGGTCCACTTCACTCTCGGCAGGATAAGCGAAGCGCCTCCGCCGCCTTCGGATTGGCACGCCAGCGAGGTTGAGGCGTTGATCCTCGCCGAAGTGCCCAAGCGGCAGCAACGGATCGATGCTCCTGAACCGATTCGGCCGACCGGTCGATGGTCGGAAGCCGAGGCCCTGCAGGAGTTTCTGCAGAATCGCAGGCGCACGATCAGACTTCTGAACTCAACCTCTCTGCGGGGCCACGTGATTCCCCACCCCATTCTCGGTCCGTGGGATGGCTATCATTGGCTGTTGGCGACTGCCGCTCATACCGCACGGCACGTGGGCCAGATAGACGAGGTGAAGGCCGACTCGAGGTTTACGCTGGCTTAA
- a CDS encoding YciI family protein: MRYMMLIYSQEDEKAPTEAVAEVAEAHRQLMTETRLRGVFRAADPLQRSSTATTVRSENGKVLLTDGPYAETKEQLAGYYILECRDLDEAIAWAARIPTACLGGSGCVEVRPLRDMAESMHDG; the protein is encoded by the coding sequence ATGCGTTACATGATGTTGATCTACTCGCAGGAAGATGAGAAGGCGCCAACTGAAGCCGTGGCCGAGGTGGCCGAGGCCCATCGTCAATTGATGACCGAGACCAGACTTCGCGGCGTCTTTCGCGCCGCGGATCCGCTCCAGCGAAGCTCTACCGCCACGACAGTCCGTTCAGAGAACGGCAAGGTCCTGCTCACCGATGGCCCTTATGCCGAGACGAAAGAACAGCTCGCGGGATACTACATCCTCGAGTGCCGGGACCTCGATGAGGCGATCGCCTGGGCGGCAAGGATCCCTACAGCCTGCCTTGGCGGATCGGGATGCGTCGAAGTGCGTCCGCTTCGCGACATGGCAGAATCGATGCATGACGGGTGA
- a CDS encoding RNA polymerase sigma factor, translating into MTGDLRAAIERVFREESGRILAGLIRRSRSFDLAEEAMQDALAAALQAWEAGGIPENPGAWITAAANRKLIDYVRREKTRQSHEEQLLYEGPQCAVFDEEMSAEEDDRLRLIFTCCHPALNQEAQIGLTLRTLGGLTTAEIARAFLVPETTLAQRLVRAQRKIQQARIPYQVPPPEQLAERLSSVQAVLYLIFNEGYTVSTGDSLLRKELCAEAIRLARILVVLMPGNPENMGLLALMLLHDSRRDARCAPDGELILLEEQDRSRWHHHQIAEGIRLVQRALGRRSPGSYQLQAAIAAVHAEAQTAADTDWKQIAALYSVLAAIETSPIVYLNQAVAIAMSGELQQGLDLIDRLGANRDLDSYHLYHAARADLLRRMGRARDALESYRSALRLTTNKIEQRYLCRRIADMQGNQVR; encoded by the coding sequence ATGACGGGTGATCTTCGCGCGGCCATCGAGCGAGTCTTTCGGGAGGAGTCGGGGCGGATACTTGCGGGGCTAATTCGAAGATCGCGGTCGTTCGATCTTGCGGAAGAGGCGATGCAGGACGCTCTCGCCGCGGCTCTCCAGGCCTGGGAGGCAGGCGGTATCCCGGAGAATCCGGGTGCCTGGATCACGGCGGCCGCAAATCGCAAGCTGATCGATTACGTGCGCCGGGAAAAGACCCGGCAATCCCATGAAGAGCAGCTGCTTTACGAGGGACCGCAATGCGCCGTCTTCGACGAAGAAATGAGCGCCGAGGAGGATGACCGCTTGCGGCTTATCTTTACCTGCTGTCACCCCGCGCTCAACCAGGAGGCCCAGATCGGGTTAACGCTGCGCACCCTGGGCGGCTTGACGACGGCAGAGATCGCCCGCGCGTTCCTTGTCCCTGAGACAACCCTGGCGCAGCGCCTGGTACGTGCTCAGCGCAAGATCCAGCAGGCTCGGATTCCCTACCAGGTGCCGCCTCCCGAGCAGCTCGCCGAACGGCTTTCTTCCGTCCAGGCTGTACTTTATCTGATCTTCAATGAGGGTTACACCGTCAGTACAGGAGACAGCCTTCTTCGCAAGGAGCTGTGCGCCGAGGCGATCCGGCTCGCGCGCATTCTCGTCGTATTGATGCCTGGCAATCCGGAGAACATGGGTTTGCTGGCGCTGATGCTGCTCCACGACTCCCGTCGCGACGCCCGCTGTGCACCAGACGGCGAGCTGATCCTGCTGGAAGAGCAGGACCGTTCCCGCTGGCATCATCATCAGATCGCCGAAGGAATCCGCTTAGTTCAGCGCGCCCTCGGACGCCGCAGCCCCGGCAGTTATCAATTGCAGGCAGCGATTGCCGCGGTCCATGCCGAAGCTCAGACGGCTGCCGACACCGACTGGAAACAGATCGCCGCTCTTTATAGCGTCCTCGCGGCTATCGAAACGTCGCCAATCGTCTACCTGAACCAAGCCGTCGCCATCGCCATGAGCGGTGAACTGCAACAAGGGCTCGACTTGATCGATCGGCTTGGGGCGAATCGCGATCTCGATTCTTATCATCTCTACCATGCAGCTCGCGCCGATCTGCTCCGTCGCATGGGCCGAGCTAGGGACGCACTTGAGAGCTACCGGAGCGCCCTCAGGCTGACCACCAACAAGATCGAGCAGCGTTACCTTTGCCGGCGTATTGCGGACATGCAAGGCAATCAAGTCCGATAA
- a CDS encoding tetratricopeptide repeat protein: protein MAFAGSAAAQEVSAALKEADADYKAGQAALAAHDLNGARVYFEKVVKLAPQAEQGHSAFGAVLVSLGQTLAGIRELEKALAIKPGDESAQINLALAYEQSGSAAKALPFFAKLDAAARADKHSLPAYALAAYARCLAATQPELAIAKMRAAVTADPGNSELHDELGSLYVRRQAWPDAEQQFAEAARLNPALASAHLHLGLALQAQQKPGALAELSSASQLAPDDPTIGVEFGKALSASDQDAQAIAIYRHLLDLHRGSAQVEYQLALALQRTNNVEAALPLFEKVVTADPNNAEALTNLGLALTQVQRAKDAVPRLQQAVTLSPGMVTAHQNLAGAYIQLNQIADAIIQLRIALKLAPESPQLHYNLGLAFKMQDDAGSAIPELEIAEKENPSAPEPPYVLGVLYMQSGRYADAAAELDRSLKLQPTNGDGWATLGSVDAKLEKLPEAAAALEEAIRQCPQQPDPHLTLATVLAKQGQTAEATAERKKAADLMRANSNRQRAEVATHSADSLVANGKFVDAVALFKEALSYDPDYPEAHRGLATALEKQGDAAAAAVELQKAADLENAAKP, encoded by the coding sequence TTGGCATTCGCTGGTTCCGCTGCCGCCCAGGAGGTCTCCGCCGCCTTAAAGGAGGCGGACGCCGACTACAAAGCCGGCCAAGCGGCCCTCGCTGCCCACGATCTAAATGGCGCCCGGGTTTATTTTGAGAAGGTCGTCAAGCTGGCGCCGCAAGCCGAACAAGGGCACAGCGCCTTCGGAGCGGTGCTGGTGAGCCTCGGCCAGACACTTGCCGGCATTCGCGAACTGGAGAAGGCGCTTGCCATCAAGCCGGGCGATGAGAGCGCCCAGATCAATCTGGCGCTCGCCTATGAACAAAGTGGCTCGGCCGCCAAAGCGCTTCCCTTCTTCGCCAAGCTCGATGCCGCGGCCCGTGCCGACAAGCACAGCCTTCCGGCTTATGCCCTGGCTGCTTATGCCCGGTGCCTTGCCGCGACTCAACCAGAGTTGGCGATCGCCAAAATGCGAGCGGCCGTCACCGCCGATCCTGGAAACTCCGAGCTGCATGATGAACTGGGCTCGCTCTATGTGCGGCGGCAGGCTTGGCCCGACGCGGAACAGCAGTTCGCCGAAGCCGCCCGCTTGAATCCCGCCTTGGCTTCCGCTCATCTGCATCTTGGCCTGGCGCTGCAGGCGCAGCAGAAACCCGGCGCTCTCGCCGAGCTGAGCAGCGCCTCGCAACTGGCCCCGGATGACCCCACCATTGGCGTCGAGTTCGGGAAAGCGCTCAGCGCCTCCGACCAGGATGCGCAGGCGATTGCCATCTATCGCCACCTGCTTGATTTGCATCGGGGCTCTGCGCAAGTCGAATATCAGTTGGCCCTCGCCCTGCAAAGGACCAACAACGTCGAAGCCGCGCTCCCACTCTTCGAGAAGGTTGTGACCGCCGACCCCAACAACGCCGAAGCGCTGACGAATCTTGGTCTCGCGCTCACCCAGGTCCAGCGAGCCAAAGATGCGGTTCCTCGGCTGCAGCAGGCAGTGACGCTATCGCCCGGCATGGTTACGGCTCACCAGAACCTGGCTGGCGCTTATATCCAGCTGAATCAGATCGCCGATGCGATCATCCAACTGCGAATTGCATTGAAGTTAGCGCCGGAGTCGCCCCAACTCCACTACAACCTCGGGCTCGCCTTCAAGATGCAGGATGACGCCGGCTCGGCCATCCCAGAGTTGGAGATAGCGGAGAAAGAGAATCCGTCCGCACCCGAGCCGCCGTACGTGCTCGGCGTACTCTACATGCAATCCGGCCGCTATGCCGATGCGGCAGCGGAACTGGATCGATCGCTCAAGCTACAGCCCACGAACGGAGACGGATGGGCGACCCTTGGCAGTGTCGACGCAAAGCTGGAGAAGCTGCCGGAGGCCGCGGCGGCGCTCGAGGAAGCCATCCGCCAATGCCCTCAGCAGCCTGACCCGCACCTCACGCTGGCTACGGTTCTGGCTAAACAAGGTCAGACCGCGGAGGCCACCGCCGAGCGCAAGAAGGCCGCAGATCTGATGCGGGCAAACTCCAACCGTCAGCGTGCCGAGGTCGCGACCCATTCGGCGGATAGCCTGGTCGCGAACGGAAAGTTCGTCGACGCCGTCGCACTTTTCAAGGAGGCGCTCAGCTACGATCCAGACTATCCTGAAGCCCATCGCGGATTGGCAACCGCACTTGAAAAGCAGGGAGATGCAGCCGCGGCCGCCGTCGAGTTGCAGAAAGCTGCCGATCTGGAGAATGCCGCCAAGCCTTAA
- a CDS encoding tetratricopeptide repeat protein, whose protein sequence is MNTCFRRLFIVFLLLVGASAFVWRETSGEVDARADEALRRKLYADNIRKTYSYSFEKGNISLPGNAAVAGNDFLEPDAFPDAAYCGHCHQEAYSEWRQALHSNSFRTPFYRTSVNVLIRTKGIDFARHCDSCHNPVGVLAGALDPNSTMDRSFDRDGLTCMTCHSIQSVRPLLGNGSFTMGVPAVMVDEQGNRIPGKVPDAEILAHTDRHSQAVMQDIYKSPEFCSACHKANLPPMLNGYKWIRAFTTYDEWQNSKFSQRNPLTFYSADFTTCQNCHMKRAPITLPDYGAKHGMMASHRWLAGNTAVPFYYGFDQQLTKTVEFLKSDNFLNVDLFALKEAGSNAPITPLGTDPVNIRPDETLDAYVVIQNKNIGHSLIPEVRDLYEAWAQFTVKDAAGDVLYQSGYLNPDGSLDKRAHSFTNRPVNVIGDFVDNHMVWTIHSMAYDDSIQAGRSALVRYQFHLPADIKGPVTITVSVNYRHLRQSYLNNVLGKDHVAYPVVEIASRSRTLNLGDNAPTAPAAADNPDWMRWNNLGIGYLDQLQHEDAIHAFEQVVHLRPDYKDGYINLGLTYIDWEKYEQARPPLEKALSLHPDDARALYYLAFVERRQRHSDAEIADLRKVVEQFPQSRDARRELGISYYQQHRADEAMEQFKALQAIDPDDLAAHYNLAILYRRQGMKEQAAQEAAKYTIKRVDPGAPTYSLEYLRKHPEISTESVPWHMHTDLPPAAPATGGQP, encoded by the coding sequence ATGAATACCTGCTTCCGACGACTGTTCATCGTATTCCTGCTGCTGGTGGGAGCCTCTGCGTTTGTATGGCGGGAGACTTCGGGCGAGGTCGACGCGCGAGCCGATGAAGCGCTTCGCCGCAAACTTTATGCTGACAATATCAGGAAGACTTATAGCTACTCCTTCGAAAAGGGCAACATCTCTCTCCCCGGAAATGCCGCCGTTGCCGGCAACGACTTTCTCGAGCCGGACGCTTTTCCGGACGCGGCCTATTGCGGGCATTGTCATCAGGAGGCCTATAGTGAGTGGCGTCAGGCGCTCCATTCAAACTCCTTCCGTACCCCTTTCTACCGGACCAGCGTCAACGTGCTGATACGGACCAAAGGCATCGATTTCGCTCGTCATTGCGATAGTTGCCACAACCCGGTCGGCGTTCTCGCCGGCGCTCTCGATCCCAACTCGACTATGGACCGGTCCTTTGACCGCGACGGCTTGACCTGCATGACCTGCCACTCCATTCAAAGCGTTCGACCGCTGCTTGGCAACGGGAGTTTTACCATGGGCGTCCCTGCCGTGATGGTCGACGAACAGGGCAATCGCATCCCCGGCAAGGTACCCGATGCGGAGATCCTCGCGCACACCGACCGGCACTCTCAAGCAGTCATGCAGGACATCTACAAGAGTCCCGAATTTTGCTCCGCCTGCCACAAAGCGAACCTGCCGCCTATGTTGAACGGCTATAAGTGGATTCGCGCTTTTACCACTTATGACGAATGGCAGAACTCGAAGTTCTCGCAGCGGAACCCGCTCACCTTTTACTCGGCCGACTTTACCACTTGCCAGAACTGCCACATGAAGCGCGCGCCGATCACTCTTCCCGATTATGGCGCCAAACACGGCATGATGGCCTCCCATCGCTGGCTCGCCGGCAACACGGCGGTCCCGTTCTACTATGGATTCGATCAGCAGCTCACCAAGACGGTCGAGTTCCTGAAGAGTGACAACTTTCTCAACGTTGACCTCTTCGCGCTCAAAGAAGCAGGGAGCAATGCTCCGATCACCCCGCTGGGGACTGATCCCGTGAACATCCGGCCGGATGAAACTCTGGATGCCTACGTCGTCATTCAGAACAAGAATATCGGCCACTCGCTGATTCCTGAGGTTCGCGATCTTTACGAGGCATGGGCCCAATTCACGGTGAAAGATGCTGCGGGCGACGTTCTCTACCAGAGCGGATACCTGAACCCGGATGGTTCGCTCGACAAGCGCGCTCATAGCTTCACCAACCGGCCGGTCAATGTCATCGGAGATTTCGTCGACAATCATATGGTTTGGACGATTCATTCGATGGCCTACGATGATTCGATCCAGGCAGGCCGCTCCGCCTTGGTGCGCTACCAGTTCCATCTCCCCGCGGACATTAAAGGACCAGTTACTATTACCGTTTCCGTCAACTATCGTCACTTACGCCAGAGCTACCTCAACAATGTTCTCGGCAAAGACCATGTAGCTTATCCTGTGGTCGAGATTGCGTCCCGCAGCCGCACTCTCAACCTCGGCGACAATGCGCCGACTGCTCCGGCAGCCGCCGACAACCCCGACTGGATGCGATGGAACAACCTTGGTATTGGCTACCTCGATCAATTGCAGCATGAGGACGCCATTCACGCCTTTGAACAAGTCGTCCACCTGCGCCCAGACTATAAAGACGGTTATATCAATCTAGGATTGACTTACATCGATTGGGAGAAGTACGAGCAGGCTCGACCGCCACTGGAGAAGGCGCTCAGCCTTCATCCCGACGATGCCCGCGCGCTCTATTACCTCGCCTTTGTGGAGCGTCGTCAACGCCACTCGGATGCTGAGATAGCCGACCTGCGCAAGGTCGTTGAGCAGTTCCCGCAGTCGCGCGATGCACGCCGGGAGTTAGGCATCTCCTATTACCAGCAGCATCGCGCCGACGAGGCGATGGAGCAGTTCAAGGCACTGCAGGCCATCGATCCCGATGACCTTGCCGCCCACTACAACCTGGCGATCCTCTATCGTAGGCAAGGGATGAAAGAGCAGGCCGCTCAGGAAGCGGCCAAGTACACGATCAAGAGGGTCGATCCCGGAGCGCCGACTTACTCGCTCGAATATTTGCGTAAGCATCCTGAGATATCAACCGAAAGTGTGCCTTGGCATATGCATACTGACTTACCACCAGCAGCGCCCGCAACCGGCGGACAACCATGA